A portion of the Halalkalicoccus tibetensis genome contains these proteins:
- a CDS encoding cupin domain-containing protein has translation MADGWHHVTLSKAATNPEKPGERWELSPELGIGTFNFNVAVLEPDDRLSQNHFHYHENQRELFLVVEGRCRVETAEEGFEMGVDEAVAFEKGKAGAHVIHNPFGEPCKVVAVGWPADGRYPVHQLEPTDAVAGNDPQSNDRRG, from the coding sequence GTGGCTGATGGATGGCACCACGTCACACTGTCCAAAGCGGCGACCAACCCCGAGAAGCCCGGCGAGCGCTGGGAGCTCTCCCCGGAACTCGGGATCGGGACGTTCAACTTCAACGTCGCGGTCCTCGAGCCCGACGACCGGCTCTCGCAGAACCACTTCCACTACCACGAGAACCAGCGAGAGCTCTTTCTCGTCGTCGAGGGGCGGTGCCGCGTCGAGACGGCCGAGGAGGGCTTCGAGATGGGCGTCGACGAGGCGGTGGCCTTCGAGAAGGGGAAGGCGGGCGCCCACGTGATCCACAACCCGTTCGGGGAGCCCTGCAAGGTCGTCGCGGTGGGCTGGCCCGCCGACGGGCGCTACCCGGTCCACCAGCTGGAGCCGACCGACGCGGTCGCCGGGAACGATCCACAGAGTAATGACCGTCGCGGGTGA
- a CDS encoding FAD-linked oxidase C-terminal domain-containing protein, which yields MATNPDPMADTPPARDGRATYDYTRDDEAVPEALSALPRLVGGDVRFDEYSKELYATDASAYEMTPIGVVFPTSTRDVQTVMRHCAQHGIPVLPRGGGTSLAGQAVNEAVVLDFTRHMDEVVGIDPDAKRATAEAGVYLGDLNEALAPHDLKFAPDPAWGDKSALGGAIGNNSTGSHSLKYGKTDAYIEEVEAVLADGTRTTFGEITPEELDERADPEGDLGARIHAAVQRIIEEEAENVEEAYPDLKRNVSGYNLDMLIDEAREVQRATDEEGAVSEGSINLARLLAGSEGTLAIVTRAEVSLEPVPETKAMALLTYDTLIEAMEDVAPILEHDPSAVEVMDDVLLDLARETEEFADVVSMLPPEASSVLLVEFYAEDDPEGMEKVAGLLADRMPEADSEGEPGDDPVGTDAPINATAAMEAHDHEERALFWKMRKSGLPILLSRTSDEKHISFIEDCAVPPEHLPEYAREFQEILEDNGTFASIYAHAGPGVLHVRPLINTKDVDGVDGMVDIADRVTDAVARLGGSVSGEHGDGRARTQWNRKLYGEHLWEVFRDLKTAFDPDWLLNPGSVCGDFDMSENLRFDPDYEFEMGFEPELNWENENGFQGMAELCHGCGGCRGPQETTGGVMCPTFRASEEEITSTRGRANALRQAMSGDMPEGEAFSEEFVTEVMDLCIGCKGCAKDCPSEVDMAKLKVELTHEHHQRTGAGPRERLFANIDTLSKLGSATAPVSNWLPAIPGARLAMEKTIGIARERTLPEFHGETFVDWFEDRGPEVSESEADRKVLLFPDTYTNHNHPEVGRDAVRVLENAGVHVRVPEGVVDSGRPAYSKGFLDLARERAETNVAALAPRIEEGWDVVVPEPSDAVMLQHDYLDLIPGEDAGRDERKSEVVGDHSSHEDEPLSESWRERVGELLGRASGAGEGGRSTPRDAVESVAVNTFGVMEYVNALDLDVPEGEGSLIYHGHCHQKAMKKDVHAAAVLVRAGYDVDALDSGCCGMAGSFGYEDDHYAMSEAIGSILVEQVEESDGDRVIAPGASCRSQLEDLADEEPPHPISVLAEGL from the coding sequence ATGGCGACGAACCCGGATCCGATGGCGGACACCCCCCCGGCGCGCGACGGCCGCGCGACGTACGACTACACCCGCGACGACGAGGCGGTTCCGGAGGCGCTCTCGGCGCTCCCGCGGCTCGTCGGCGGCGACGTCCGTTTCGACGAGTACTCGAAGGAGCTCTACGCGACCGACGCCAGCGCCTACGAGATGACGCCGATCGGCGTGGTCTTTCCCACCTCGACCCGCGACGTCCAGACGGTGATGCGCCACTGTGCGCAGCACGGGATCCCCGTGCTGCCCCGCGGCGGCGGCACGAGCCTCGCGGGCCAGGCGGTCAACGAGGCGGTCGTGCTCGACTTCACCCGCCACATGGACGAGGTGGTGGGGATCGATCCCGACGCGAAGCGCGCCACGGCCGAGGCCGGCGTCTACCTGGGCGACCTCAACGAGGCGCTCGCACCCCACGACCTGAAGTTCGCGCCCGACCCCGCGTGGGGCGACAAGAGCGCGCTCGGGGGTGCGATCGGCAACAACTCGACGGGCTCGCACTCGCTGAAGTACGGCAAGACCGACGCCTACATCGAGGAGGTGGAGGCGGTGCTCGCGGACGGCACCCGCACCACCTTCGGCGAGATCACCCCCGAGGAGCTCGACGAGCGGGCCGACCCGGAAGGAGACCTCGGGGCGCGGATCCACGCCGCGGTCCAGCGGATCATCGAGGAGGAGGCCGAGAACGTCGAGGAGGCCTACCCCGACCTGAAGCGCAACGTCTCGGGCTACAACCTCGACATGCTGATCGACGAGGCCCGCGAGGTCCAGCGCGCGACCGACGAGGAGGGTGCCGTCAGCGAGGGATCGATCAACCTCGCGCGCCTGCTCGCCGGAAGCGAGGGGACGCTCGCGATCGTCACACGGGCGGAGGTCTCGCTCGAGCCCGTGCCCGAGACGAAGGCGATGGCGTTGTTGACCTACGACACGCTGATCGAGGCGATGGAGGACGTCGCGCCGATCCTCGAACACGACCCCTCGGCCGTCGAGGTGATGGACGACGTCCTTCTGGATCTGGCCCGCGAGACCGAGGAGTTCGCCGACGTCGTCTCGATGCTGCCGCCCGAGGCTTCCTCCGTGTTGCTCGTCGAGTTCTACGCCGAGGACGACCCCGAGGGGATGGAGAAGGTCGCGGGCCTGCTGGCGGATCGGATGCCCGAGGCCGACAGCGAGGGCGAGCCGGGCGACGACCCCGTCGGAACGGACGCCCCGATCAACGCGACGGCGGCGATGGAGGCCCACGACCACGAGGAGCGCGCGCTGTTCTGGAAGATGCGAAAGAGCGGGCTGCCGATCCTGCTCTCGCGGACCTCCGACGAGAAACACATCTCCTTCATCGAGGACTGTGCCGTACCACCGGAACACCTCCCGGAGTACGCCCGCGAGTTCCAGGAGATCCTCGAGGACAACGGCACGTTCGCGAGCATCTACGCCCACGCCGGCCCCGGCGTGCTGCACGTCCGCCCGCTGATCAACACCAAGGACGTCGACGGCGTCGACGGAATGGTCGACATCGCCGATCGGGTGACCGACGCCGTCGCTCGACTCGGCGGGTCGGTTTCGGGCGAGCACGGCGACGGCAGGGCCAGAACCCAGTGGAACAGGAAGCTCTACGGCGAGCACCTGTGGGAGGTCTTCCGCGACCTCAAGACGGCCTTCGATCCCGACTGGCTGCTCAATCCCGGCTCGGTCTGTGGCGACTTCGACATGAGCGAGAACCTGCGGTTCGACCCCGATTACGAGTTCGAGATGGGCTTCGAGCCCGAGCTCAACTGGGAGAACGAGAACGGCTTCCAGGGGATGGCCGAGCTCTGTCACGGCTGTGGCGGCTGTCGTGGCCCCCAGGAGACCACCGGCGGCGTGATGTGCCCGACGTTCCGGGCGAGCGAGGAGGAGATCACCTCGACGCGGGGCCGCGCGAACGCGCTGCGCCAGGCGATGAGCGGCGACATGCCCGAGGGCGAGGCCTTCAGCGAGGAGTTCGTCACCGAGGTGATGGACCTCTGTATCGGCTGTAAGGGCTGTGCGAAGGACTGCCCGAGCGAGGTGGACATGGCGAAGCTGAAGGTCGAGCTGACCCACGAGCACCACCAGCGGACCGGCGCCGGCCCCCGCGAACGGCTGTTCGCGAACATCGACACCCTCTCGAAGCTGGGCAGCGCGACCGCGCCCGTCTCGAACTGGCTGCCCGCGATCCCGGGCGCCCGCCTCGCGATGGAGAAGACGATCGGGATCGCCCGCGAGCGCACGCTGCCGGAGTTCCACGGCGAGACGTTCGTCGACTGGTTCGAGGACCGGGGCCCGGAGGTGAGCGAAAGCGAGGCCGACCGGAAGGTCCTGCTCTTTCCCGATACCTACACGAACCACAACCATCCCGAAGTCGGCCGGGACGCCGTGCGCGTCCTCGAGAACGCGGGGGTCCACGTGCGGGTCCCCGAGGGCGTCGTCGACAGCGGCCGACCCGCCTACTCGAAGGGCTTTCTCGACCTCGCCCGCGAGCGCGCGGAGACCAACGTCGCGGCGCTCGCGCCCCGGATCGAGGAGGGCTGGGACGTCGTCGTCCCCGAGCCCTCCGACGCGGTGATGCTCCAGCACGACTACCTCGACCTGATCCCGGGCGAGGACGCGGGGCGCGACGAGCGCAAGTCGGAGGTCGTCGGCGACCACTCGAGCCACGAGGACGAGCCCCTCTCGGAGTCCTGGCGCGAGCGGGTGGGGGAGCTGCTCGGGCGGGCGAGCGGGGCGGGCGAAGGCGGTCGTTCCACCCCGCGGGACGCCGTCGAGAGCGTCGCGGTCAACACCTTCGGCGTCATGGAGTACGTCAACGCCCTCGACCTGGACGTGCCCGAGGGCGAGGGGTCGTTGATCTACCACGGCCACTGCCACCAGAAGGCGATGAAGAAGGACGTCCACGCCGCGGCGGTACTCGTGCGGGCGGGCTACGACGTCGACGCGCTGGACTCGGGCTGCTGTGGGATGGCGGGCTCCTTCGGCTACGAAGACGACCACTACGCGATGAGCGAGGCGATCGGCTCGATCCTCGTCGAGCAGGTCGAGGAGAGCGACGGCGACCGCGTCATCGCCCCCGGCGCCTCCTGTCGGAGCCAGCTCGAGGACCTCGCCGACGAGGAACCACCCCATCCGATCAGCGTGCTCGCGGAGGGGCTCTGA
- a CDS encoding tripartite tricarboxylate transporter permease, protein MAVDAFFDGLSIAIGPEALLWLTVGLLLGIVLGALPGIGSPVGMAIVLPLTLPLESTMALILLIAIYSGAMFGGSIAAILINAPGTESAAATTLDGYPMSKNGLAKNALAIATTASALNGFLAAIILLLISPVLIQVVLAFGSPEYFLLAILGISLITIVTQGSIVKGLVAGALGFMISTIGTGILSPRPRYTFGQFGLYDGIDFVAALIGMFAFAEMMKLAAKSQIAEADVSLGGSIKEGVRTVFKYPKTTVKSGLIGMGIGMIPGSGATTSTFVAYAEEARSSAKDGRFGEGDPRGVIAPEAANNPTVSGSLIPTLSFGIPGSGSTAVLLGGILMHGLQPGPVLFDEQLQITYALFISLFLGNVLILAVGLTVIPYASRLTELDTNVIIPAVVVLSFAGAYTLNQNWFDVMAVVVLGVLGFYMVQYNYSVIAFVLGIVLGPIAEENFFRSLQISGGDYAIFVDPLNRPLSFLLSVLILLILVGPFLKPYLERKIDRV, encoded by the coding sequence GTGGCGGTCGACGCCTTCTTCGACGGGCTGTCGATCGCGATCGGGCCGGAGGCGCTGCTCTGGCTCACCGTCGGGCTGTTGCTCGGGATCGTCCTCGGGGCGCTTCCGGGCATCGGCTCGCCCGTCGGGATGGCGATCGTCCTGCCGCTGACGCTGCCCCTGGAGTCGACGATGGCGCTGATCCTGCTGATCGCCATCTACAGCGGCGCGATGTTCGGCGGATCGATCGCCGCGATTCTGATCAACGCCCCCGGCACCGAGTCGGCGGCCGCGACCACGCTCGACGGCTACCCGATGTCGAAAAACGGGCTCGCGAAGAACGCGCTGGCGATCGCGACGACCGCCTCGGCGCTGAACGGCTTCCTCGCGGCGATCATCCTCCTCCTGATCTCGCCGGTCCTGATCCAGGTCGTCCTCGCATTCGGATCGCCCGAGTACTTCCTGCTCGCGATCCTCGGCATCTCGCTGATCACGATCGTCACCCAGGGCTCGATCGTCAAAGGGCTGGTCGCCGGCGCGCTCGGCTTCATGATCTCGACGATCGGGACCGGCATCCTGAGCCCGCGCCCCCGATACACGTTCGGACAGTTCGGCCTCTATGACGGGATCGACTTCGTCGCGGCCCTGATCGGGATGTTCGCGTTCGCGGAGATGATGAAGCTTGCCGCCAAGTCCCAGATCGCCGAGGCCGACGTCTCCCTCGGCGGGAGCATTAAGGAGGGGGTACGGACGGTGTTCAAGTACCCCAAGACGACGGTCAAGTCCGGGCTGATCGGCATGGGGATCGGGATGATCCCCGGCTCGGGCGCGACGACCTCGACGTTCGTCGCCTACGCGGAGGAAGCCCGCTCCTCCGCGAAGGACGGCCGGTTCGGCGAGGGCGACCCCCGCGGGGTGATCGCCCCCGAGGCGGCGAACAACCCTACTGTGAGTGGGTCGCTCATCCCGACCCTTTCGTTCGGCATTCCGGGCAGCGGCTCGACCGCGGTGTTGCTCGGGGGCATCCTCATGCACGGCCTCCAGCCGGGGCCGGTGCTGTTCGACGAGCAGCTCCAGATCACCTACGCGCTGTTCATCTCGCTGTTCCTCGGCAACGTCCTGATCCTCGCGGTCGGGCTGACGGTCATCCCGTACGCGAGCCGGCTCACCGAGCTCGACACCAACGTCATCATCCCGGCGGTCGTCGTGCTCTCCTTTGCCGGCGCGTACACGCTGAACCAGAACTGGTTCGACGTGATGGCGGTGGTCGTCCTCGGCGTGCTCGGCTTCTACATGGTCCAGTACAACTACTCGGTGATCGCGTTCGTCCTCGGGATCGTGCTGGGGCCGATTGCCGAGGAGAACTTCTTCCGGTCGCTGCAGATCTCCGGCGGCGACTACGCGATCTTCGTCGACCCGCTCAACCGCCCGCTGTCGTTCCTGCTCTCGGTGCTGATCCTCCTCATCCTCGTGGGGCCGTTCCTCAAGCCCTATCTCGAGCGCAAGATCGACCGGGTCTGA
- a CDS encoding VOC family protein, whose protein sequence is MQLTGIDHLVLTVEDVDATCEFYGDVLGATVVTFGPEDRTALEIGDQKINLHEAGGEFDPHARAPAPGSGDFCLISELDVEEITARLEDHGVEVVHGPVEKYGARGPMRSVYVRDPDGNLVELASYEETH, encoded by the coding sequence ATGCAGCTCACCGGCATCGACCACCTCGTCCTCACCGTTGAGGACGTCGACGCGACCTGCGAATTCTACGGCGACGTCCTCGGCGCGACCGTCGTCACGTTCGGCCCCGAGGACCGGACCGCACTCGAGATCGGGGACCAGAAGATCAACCTCCACGAGGCCGGCGGGGAGTTCGATCCCCACGCCCGCGCGCCGGCGCCGGGCTCGGGCGACTTCTGTCTGATCTCCGAACTCGATGTGGAGGAGATCACGGCCCGACTCGAAGACCACGGCGTCGAGGTCGTTCACGGCCCCGTCGAGAAGTACGGCGCGCGCGGGCCGATGCGGTCGGTCTACGTCCGCGACCCGGACGGGAACCTCGTCGAGCTCGCCTCCTACGAGGAAACCCATTAG